A single window of Luteipulveratus halotolerans DNA harbors:
- a CDS encoding papain-like cysteine protease family protein — MRRISPHLRRAGAAVVLAGAVVSTAVPAHATSRDLNIYGQAQQQSNWCWAATGNTIAAYHGVSVSQNTFCNLAFGRSTSYQCPNDQATLGNDQRAFDALGINPGYYVSYPVNFATVVADVNAGRPLNTRIQWSSGGGHMMSIYGYDDSYGEVSWYNPWPDDSRYNYGSYSWYRSNGSFSWTHSLYGIGA; from the coding sequence ATGAGACGAATCTCCCCTCATCTGAGACGCGCCGGTGCGGCCGTCGTGCTCGCAGGAGCCGTCGTCAGCACGGCGGTCCCCGCGCACGCGACGTCGCGGGACCTCAACATCTACGGGCAGGCGCAGCAGCAGTCGAACTGGTGCTGGGCGGCCACGGGCAACACGATCGCGGCGTACCACGGCGTCTCGGTCTCGCAGAACACGTTCTGCAACCTGGCGTTCGGGCGCAGCACGAGCTATCAGTGCCCCAACGACCAGGCCACGCTCGGCAACGACCAGCGGGCGTTCGACGCCCTCGGCATCAACCCCGGCTACTACGTGTCGTACCCGGTCAACTTCGCCACGGTCGTCGCCGACGTCAACGCCGGTCGGCCGCTCAACACCCGCATCCAGTGGTCCTCCGGCGGCGGCCACATGATGTCGATCTACGGCTACGACGACTCCTACGGCGAGGTCAGCTGGTACAACCCGTGGCCGGACGACAGCCGCTACAACTACGGGTCCTACAGCTGGTACCGCAGCAACGGCTCGTTCAGCTGGACGCACTCGCTCTACGGGATCGGGGCCTGA
- a CDS encoding SGNH/GDSL hydrolase family protein, with translation MGRARRARKIAAKAAYGGGVTAAGAAASAAAAYGILRAEAQIARRVVGTPFDDTPDDSGTYGHGFGDPVHLLVIGDSSARGMGVDTKWQTVGSIVSVAVAALTGRPVQLTNVSVVGAESTDLDGQIDLALEQVPEPDVALIMVGANDITHRLSRSTSVRHLAMAVHRLREVGAEVVVGTCPDLGTVRPLPQPLRAVARRYSRDLAAAQTVAVVEEGGRTVSLGDLIGPDFDERPTVMFSKDQFHPSPAGYARAASALLPSVLDALGHATPDAGHVPDRRRGESVGPVSETAVRAVRDPGSEVSGTDVHGSQVGHRGRWAVLRRRRRQPMPDAGEAQAEQVDEAPSDHEQPGEDSDRSA, from the coding sequence ATGGGACGAGCGAGGCGAGCGCGCAAGATCGCGGCCAAGGCCGCGTACGGCGGGGGCGTGACCGCGGCAGGGGCCGCAGCCAGCGCGGCCGCGGCGTACGGCATCCTGCGCGCCGAGGCTCAGATCGCCCGTCGCGTCGTCGGCACCCCGTTCGACGACACCCCTGATGACTCCGGCACCTACGGGCACGGCTTCGGCGACCCGGTCCACCTGCTCGTCATCGGCGACTCCAGCGCCCGCGGCATGGGCGTCGACACCAAATGGCAGACCGTCGGCAGCATCGTCTCGGTCGCGGTCGCCGCGCTCACCGGTCGGCCCGTGCAGCTCACCAACGTCTCGGTCGTCGGCGCCGAGTCGACCGACCTCGACGGCCAGATCGACCTTGCACTGGAGCAGGTGCCCGAGCCCGACGTCGCGCTGATCATGGTCGGCGCCAACGACATCACCCATCGGTTGAGCCGGTCGACGTCCGTACGCCACCTGGCCATGGCCGTCCACCGGCTGCGGGAGGTGGGTGCCGAGGTCGTCGTCGGCACCTGCCCCGACCTCGGCACGGTCAGGCCGCTCCCCCAGCCGTTGCGCGCGGTCGCGCGGCGCTACTCCCGCGACCTCGCCGCCGCCCAGACCGTCGCCGTGGTCGAGGAAGGCGGCCGGACCGTCTCGCTCGGCGACCTCATCGGCCCGGACTTCGACGAGCGGCCGACGGTGATGTTCAGCAAGGACCAGTTCCACCCCTCGCCCGCCGGCTATGCCAGGGCGGCGTCGGCGCTGCTGCCGAGCGTGCTGGACGCTCTCGGGCACGCCACGCCTGACGCCGGCCACGTGCCCGACCGGCGCCGCGGCGAGAGTGTCGGCCCCGTCTCCGAGACCGCCGTCCGCGCCGTGCGTGACCCGGGCAGCGAGGTCAGCGGCACCGACGTGCACGGGAGCCAGGTCGGCCATCGCGGACGCTGGGCCGTGCTGCGCAGGCGGCGTCGCCAGCCGATGCCCGATGCGGGCGAGGCGCAGGCCGAGCAGGTCGACGAAGCTCCTTCGGACCACGAGCAGCCCGGCGAGGACTCCGACCGCAGCGCCTGA
- a CDS encoding DUF501 domain-containing protein, with amino-acid sequence MSAADTGNAPDIAQADLDLIQHQLGRLPRGIVEIAHRCECGCPTVVRTLPRLPDGTPFPTSFYATCPRLTGAISTLESSGLMREMSERLQADPVLAQAYSKAHDDYLRRRGELGDVPEIDGISAGGMPTRVKCLHVLVAHSLAVGPGVNPLGDEALAALPRWWEGGCCRPQEDDRS; translated from the coding sequence GTGAGCGCCGCTGACACGGGCAACGCGCCCGACATCGCCCAGGCCGACCTCGACCTGATCCAGCACCAGCTGGGCCGGCTGCCGCGTGGCATCGTCGAGATCGCCCACCGCTGCGAGTGCGGGTGCCCGACCGTCGTACGCACCCTGCCGCGGCTGCCGGACGGCACGCCGTTCCCGACGTCGTTCTACGCCACCTGCCCGCGCCTCACCGGCGCCATCAGCACGCTGGAGTCCTCGGGCCTGATGCGCGAGATGAGCGAGCGGCTGCAGGCGGATCCCGTTCTGGCGCAGGCCTATTCGAAGGCCCACGACGACTACCTGCGGCGTCGCGGCGAGCTCGGCGACGTGCCCGAGATCGACGGCATCTCCGCGGGCGGCATGCCCACCCGCGTCAAGTGCCTGCACGTGCTGGTCGCCCACTCGCTCGCAGTGGGGCCCGGCGTCAACCCGCTCGGCGACGAAGCCCTGGCAGCGCTGCCGCGCTGGTGGGAGGGCGGCTGCTGTCGACCCCAGGAGGACGACCGTTCGTGA
- the eno gene encoding phosphopyruvate hydratase → MATIEAIGAREILDSRGNPTVEVEVALDDGTIARAAVPSGASTGQFEAVERRDGDKKRYGGKGVEDAVDAVLEQIAPALLGYEASEQRLVDAAMLDLDGTDNKGSIGANAILGVSLAVAKAAADSSDLPLFRYVGGPNAHVLPVPMMNILNGGAHADSNVDIQEFMIAPIGAETFREALRWGAEVYHALKKVLQERGLSTGLGDEGGFAPNLESNRAALDLIVEAIKAAGYEPGTQIALALDVAASEFHDKGTYTFEGQAKTAAEMSAYYAELVAAYPLVSIEDPLDEEDWEGWAHITAELGDKVQLVGDDLFVTNPTRLQKGIDTDTANSLLVKVNQIGTLTETLDAVSLASRSGYTSMMSHRSGETEDTTIADLAVATNCGQIKTGAPARSDRVAKYNQLLRIEEELDDAAVYAGKSAFPRFKA, encoded by the coding sequence TTGGCCACCATCGAAGCAATCGGCGCCCGCGAGATCCTGGACTCTCGCGGCAACCCCACCGTCGAGGTCGAGGTCGCCCTGGACGACGGCACCATCGCCCGCGCGGCCGTTCCGAGCGGTGCGTCCACCGGCCAGTTCGAGGCCGTCGAGCGCCGTGACGGCGACAAGAAGCGCTACGGCGGCAAGGGTGTCGAGGACGCCGTCGACGCCGTGCTCGAGCAGATCGCCCCGGCCCTGCTCGGCTACGAGGCCAGCGAGCAGCGTCTCGTCGACGCCGCGATGCTCGACCTGGACGGCACCGACAACAAGGGCTCGATCGGCGCCAACGCGATCCTCGGCGTCAGCCTGGCCGTGGCCAAGGCCGCCGCCGACTCCTCCGACCTGCCGCTGTTCCGCTACGTCGGTGGTCCTAACGCGCACGTCCTGCCAGTCCCGATGATGAACATCCTCAACGGTGGAGCGCACGCCGACTCCAACGTCGACATCCAGGAGTTCATGATCGCGCCGATCGGCGCCGAGACGTTCCGCGAGGCCCTGCGCTGGGGCGCTGAGGTCTACCACGCCCTCAAGAAGGTCCTGCAGGAGCGCGGCCTGTCCACCGGCCTCGGTGACGAGGGTGGTTTCGCCCCCAACCTGGAGTCCAACCGTGCGGCGCTCGACCTGATCGTCGAGGCCATCAAGGCGGCGGGCTACGAGCCGGGCACCCAGATCGCGCTCGCGCTCGACGTCGCGGCCAGCGAGTTCCACGACAAGGGCACCTACACCTTCGAGGGCCAGGCCAAGACCGCGGCCGAGATGTCGGCGTACTACGCCGAGCTGGTCGCCGCCTACCCGCTCGTCTCCATCGAGGACCCGCTCGACGAGGAGGACTGGGAGGGCTGGGCACACATCACTGCCGAGCTCGGCGACAAGGTGCAGCTGGTCGGCGACGACCTGTTCGTCACCAACCCGACGCGCCTGCAGAAGGGCATCGACACCGACACCGCCAACTCGCTGCTGGTCAAGGTCAACCAGATCGGCACGCTCACCGAGACCCTCGACGCGGTGTCGCTGGCCTCGCGCAGCGGCTACACGTCCATGATGAGCCACCGCTCGGGTGAGACCGAGGACACCACGATCGCCGACCTGGCCGTCGCCACCAACTGCGGCCAGATCAAGACCGGTGCCCCGGCGCGCTCGGACCGTGTCGCCAAGTACAACCAGCTCCTGCGCATCGAGGAAGAGCTCGACGACGCCGCGGTCTACGCCGGCAAGAGCGCCTTCCCGAGGTTCAAGGCCTGA
- a CDS encoding Bax inhibitor-1/YccA family protein — MASNPVFNRFEKELSEGRYAGFGQQGQGQPQQGMPSQPQFGQQGGPQGQPQWGQQPQQGAGMGAAWGAQDQLSNQQLEQMYNAGTATPQQTGRMTLDDVVMKTLGLFAIVLVFAGGAWYLSSQNESAGMGLWGVGLVGTLVLGLVIAFKKTISVPLIVLYAALEGLFVGAISQTFNDIPGYEGIVFQAVLATLCVFAGMFAGWKFGVIKVTARSRRIFGLMLIGYVLFALVNLVLQLVGVFDEPFGLGGSGPLGIGISIFAVGLASYSLAIDFDTIDQGVRAGLPEKYSWLMAHGLIVSVVWLYLEILRLLARLRD, encoded by the coding sequence ATGGCAAGCAACCCGGTGTTCAACCGGTTCGAGAAGGAGCTGTCCGAGGGCCGGTACGCCGGGTTCGGCCAGCAGGGTCAGGGCCAGCCCCAGCAGGGCATGCCCTCCCAGCCGCAGTTCGGTCAGCAGGGTGGGCCGCAGGGTCAGCCGCAGTGGGGTCAGCAGCCGCAGCAGGGTGCCGGGATGGGCGCTGCGTGGGGTGCCCAGGACCAGCTGAGCAACCAGCAGCTGGAGCAGATGTACAACGCGGGCACCGCAACGCCGCAGCAGACGGGTCGGATGACGCTCGACGACGTCGTCATGAAGACGCTCGGCCTGTTCGCGATCGTGCTCGTCTTCGCCGGAGGCGCCTGGTACCTCTCATCGCAGAACGAGTCGGCCGGGATGGGGCTGTGGGGCGTCGGCCTGGTCGGCACGCTCGTCCTCGGACTGGTCATCGCGTTCAAGAAGACGATCTCCGTCCCTCTGATCGTGCTGTACGCCGCGCTCGAGGGCCTGTTCGTCGGTGCGATCAGCCAGACGTTCAACGACATTCCCGGCTACGAAGGCATCGTCTTCCAGGCAGTCCTGGCGACGCTGTGCGTGTTCGCCGGCATGTTCGCCGGCTGGAAGTTCGGGGTCATCAAGGTGACCGCGCGCTCGCGCCGGATCTTCGGCCTGATGCTCATCGGGTACGTGCTCTTCGCCCTGGTCAACCTGGTGCTCCAGCTCGTCGGCGTTTTCGACGAGCCGTTCGGCCTGGGCGGCTCTGGCCCGTTGGGCATCGGCATCTCGATCTTCGCAGTCGGCCTGGCGTCGTACTCCCTCGCGATCGACTTCGACACGATCGACCAGGGCGTGCGCGCGGGACTGCCCGAGAAGTACTCGTGGCTCATGGCCCACGGTCTGATCGTGAGCGTCGTGTGGCTCTACCTCGAGATCCTGCGCCTGCTCGCGCGTCTGCGCGACTGA
- a CDS encoding acetyl-CoA C-acetyltransferase, with product MPEAVIVSAARTPIGRAFKGSLKDMRPDDLTVLAIKAALEKVPGLDPTLIEDLYLGCAEPWGEQGNNMARLVAVLAGFDHLPGATINRFCSSSVQTTRMAAHAIKAGEGEVFLSAGVETVSRYADVSGAGTSPDEWKNTVFADAEARTADIAKNNATWTDPRSEGGLPDIYIQMGQTAENVATYRNVSRERQDEWAVTSQNRAEKAIAAGFFEREITPVTLPDGTVISKDDGPRAGTTLEKVSTMQPVFRENGTVTAANCCSLNDGAAALVVMSDTKAKELGLTPLARVVSTGVSALSPEIMGLGPVEASKQALARAGMTIKDMDLYEINEAFAAQVLPSADDLEMDFDKLNVHGGAIALGHPFGMTGARITTTLLNGLQSTDGTFGLETMCVGGGQGMAVIYERLS from the coding sequence ATGCCTGAAGCCGTCATCGTCTCTGCAGCGCGTACGCCGATCGGGCGCGCGTTCAAGGGCAGCCTGAAAGACATGCGCCCGGACGACCTCACCGTGCTGGCCATCAAGGCCGCGCTGGAGAAGGTGCCCGGTCTGGACCCGACCCTCATCGAGGACCTCTACCTCGGCTGCGCCGAGCCGTGGGGCGAGCAGGGCAACAACATGGCTCGCCTCGTCGCCGTCCTCGCCGGGTTCGACCACCTGCCGGGTGCCACGATCAACCGCTTCTGCTCCTCGTCGGTGCAGACCACCCGCATGGCCGCGCACGCGATCAAGGCCGGTGAGGGCGAGGTCTTCCTGTCGGCCGGTGTCGAGACCGTCTCGCGCTACGCCGATGTGAGCGGCGCGGGCACCTCACCCGACGAGTGGAAGAACACGGTCTTCGCCGACGCCGAGGCGCGGACGGCCGACATCGCCAAGAACAACGCCACCTGGACCGACCCGCGCTCCGAGGGCGGCCTGCCCGACATCTACATCCAGATGGGTCAGACCGCCGAGAACGTCGCGACCTACCGCAACGTGTCGCGCGAGCGTCAGGACGAGTGGGCCGTCACCTCGCAGAACCGCGCGGAGAAGGCCATCGCCGCCGGTTTCTTCGAGCGGGAGATCACGCCCGTCACGCTGCCCGACGGCACCGTCATCAGCAAGGACGACGGCCCCCGCGCCGGCACCACGCTGGAGAAGGTGTCGACGATGCAGCCGGTGTTCCGTGAGAACGGCACCGTCACCGCCGCCAACTGCTGCTCACTCAACGACGGTGCTGCCGCGCTCGTCGTCATGAGCGACACCAAGGCCAAGGAGCTCGGCCTCACGCCGCTGGCCCGCGTCGTCTCGACCGGAGTGTCGGCGCTGTCCCCCGAGATCATGGGTCTCGGCCCGGTCGAGGCATCGAAGCAGGCCCTCGCCCGTGCGGGCATGACCATCAAGGACATGGACCTGTACGAGATCAACGAGGCCTTCGCCGCGCAGGTGCTGCCGTCGGCCGACGACCTCGAGATGGACTTCGACAAGCTCAACGTGCACGGCGGCGCGATCGCGCTCGGCCACCCCTTCGGCATGACCGGTGCGCGCATCACCACGACGCTGCTCAACGGCCTGCAGTCCACGGACGGCACGTTCGGCCTCGAGACGATGTGCGTCGGTGGCGGCCAGGGCATGGCCGTGATCTACGAGCGTCTCAGCTGA
- a CDS encoding Ppx/GppA phosphatase family protein, whose amino-acid sequence MTRVGAIDCGTNSIRLLIADIDGGRLTDVVRRMEIVRLGQGVDVTGAIAPEAMERTLRQAAEYAAQCRELGAERVRFVATSASRDASNASEFVAGIRSAFDGFDVEPEVVSGDEEAALSFTGATGDVIAAGARPPYLVVDLGGGSTELVRGDRTVEAARSVDIGCVRMTERHLRSDPPTDTEIAGALSDIHAALDLAEQTVDLSGIGTLVGLAGSVTTITAHALGLPAYDSSAIHGARLSVEAVHGACDDLLHRTRAERAELGFMHPGRVDVIGAGALVWRTVVERLVDRSGITEVVASEKDILDGIALSIA is encoded by the coding sequence GTGACCCGTGTCGGAGCCATTGACTGCGGTACCAACTCGATTCGCCTCCTGATCGCCGACATCGACGGCGGCCGTCTCACCGACGTGGTGCGTCGCATGGAGATCGTCCGGCTCGGCCAGGGCGTCGACGTCACTGGGGCGATCGCGCCCGAGGCGATGGAGCGCACGCTGCGACAGGCCGCCGAGTACGCCGCTCAGTGCCGTGAGCTGGGCGCCGAGCGTGTCCGTTTCGTCGCCACCTCGGCCTCGCGCGACGCGTCCAACGCGAGTGAGTTCGTCGCCGGGATCCGTTCTGCGTTCGACGGATTCGACGTCGAGCCCGAGGTCGTGTCCGGTGACGAGGAGGCCGCGCTGAGCTTCACGGGCGCGACCGGTGACGTGATCGCGGCAGGTGCGCGACCGCCGTACCTCGTGGTCGACCTGGGCGGTGGCTCGACCGAGCTGGTGCGTGGTGACCGCACCGTCGAGGCCGCGCGGTCGGTCGACATCGGGTGCGTGCGCATGACCGAGCGGCACCTGCGTTCGGACCCGCCGACCGACACCGAGATCGCGGGCGCGCTGAGCGACATCCACGCCGCGCTCGACCTCGCCGAGCAGACGGTCGACCTCAGCGGCATCGGCACGCTCGTCGGTCTGGCCGGTTCGGTCACGACGATCACGGCCCACGCCCTCGGGCTGCCGGCCTACGACTCCAGCGCCATCCACGGAGCACGCCTGTCGGTCGAGGCCGTCCACGGCGCCTGCGACGACCTGCTGCACCGCACGCGCGCCGAGCGGGCCGAGCTGGGGTTCATGCACCCCGGCCGGGTCGACGTCATCGGTGCGGGGGCGCTGGTGTGGCGCACAGTCGTCGAGCGGCTCGTCGACCGGTCCGGCATCACCGAGGTCGTCGCGAGCGAGAAGGACATCCTCGACGGCATCGCGCTGTCGATCGCCTGA
- the katG gene encoding catalase/peroxidase HPI: MSVNESGEHVDQTTEVGEMNDEGATNGCPVVHDLIPPTQGDANQQWWPKRLNLRILAKNPAVANPLGEQFDYAAAFNALDLAAVKKDIAEVLTTSQDWWPADFGHYGPLMIRMAWHSAGTYRISDGRGGAGSGQQRFAPLNSWPDNGNLDKARRLLWPVKRKYGESLSWADLLVLTGNVALESMGFSTFGYAGGRVDAWEPDDDVYWGSETTWLGDARYTGERDLERPLAAVQMGLIYVNPEGPNGEPDSVKAAVDIRETFRRMAMNDEETVALIAGGHTFGKTHGAADPEAHVGPEPEGAPLEQGGLGWKNSFGSGKGRDAITSGIEVTWTATPTAWDNSFFETLFAHEWELTQSPAGANQWQPEDGGGANTVPDPEDGTLNRPPTMLTTDLSLRFDPAYEKISRRFLENPQEFADAFARAWFKLTHRDMGPKVRYLGPEVPQEELIWQDPVPAAEGTLVSESDVADLKARIRESGLGVDRLVSTAWAAAGSFRGSDKRGGANGARIRLEPQRSWEANDPQQLQEVLGVLEGVQKAFNDAGGAQVSLADLIVLAGGVGVEDAAQAAGSDVQVPFRPGRTDATQEQTDVESFEPLEPRIDGFRNYDAGDTGMPAEHALVDRANLLNLSAPEMTVLVGGLRVLGANSGGSQVGVLTDKPGQLTNDYFVNLLDLGTTWQPAGGNGRYAGTGAHGQSWTGSRADLVFSSNAELRAVAEVYASDDAREKFVQDFVAAWTKVMELDRFDLR; this comes from the coding sequence ATGTCCGTGAACGAGTCCGGCGAGCACGTCGACCAGACCACCGAGGTCGGCGAGATGAACGACGAGGGCGCCACCAACGGGTGCCCCGTCGTCCACGACCTGATCCCGCCGACCCAGGGCGACGCCAACCAGCAGTGGTGGCCGAAGCGGCTCAACCTGCGCATCCTCGCCAAGAACCCGGCTGTCGCCAACCCGCTCGGTGAGCAGTTCGACTACGCCGCAGCGTTCAACGCGCTCGACCTGGCAGCCGTGAAGAAGGACATCGCCGAGGTGCTCACCACCTCACAGGACTGGTGGCCCGCCGACTTCGGCCACTACGGACCGCTGATGATCCGGATGGCCTGGCACTCGGCCGGCACCTACCGCATCAGCGACGGACGCGGCGGAGCCGGCAGCGGCCAGCAGCGGTTCGCACCGCTGAACAGCTGGCCCGACAACGGCAACCTCGACAAGGCCCGCCGCCTGCTGTGGCCGGTCAAGCGCAAGTACGGCGAGAGCCTGTCGTGGGCCGACCTGCTCGTGCTCACCGGCAACGTGGCCCTGGAGTCGATGGGCTTCTCGACGTTCGGGTACGCCGGCGGTCGCGTCGACGCGTGGGAGCCGGACGACGACGTGTACTGGGGCTCGGAGACCACCTGGCTCGGCGACGCCCGCTACACCGGCGAGCGCGACCTGGAGCGTCCGCTCGCGGCCGTCCAGATGGGCCTGATCTACGTCAACCCCGAGGGCCCCAACGGCGAGCCCGACTCGGTCAAGGCGGCCGTCGACATCCGCGAGACGTTCCGTCGTATGGCGATGAACGACGAGGAGACCGTCGCGCTGATCGCCGGCGGTCACACGTTCGGCAAGACCCACGGTGCGGCCGATCCCGAGGCGCACGTCGGCCCCGAGCCCGAGGGCGCTCCGCTGGAGCAGGGCGGCCTCGGCTGGAAGAACAGCTTCGGCAGCGGCAAGGGTCGCGACGCCATCACCAGCGGCATCGAGGTCACCTGGACCGCGACGCCGACCGCCTGGGACAACAGCTTCTTCGAGACGTTGTTCGCGCACGAGTGGGAGCTCACCCAGAGCCCGGCCGGCGCCAACCAGTGGCAGCCCGAGGACGGCGGCGGAGCCAACACCGTGCCCGACCCCGAGGACGGCACCCTCAACCGCCCGCCGACCATGCTCACCACCGACCTGTCGCTGCGGTTCGACCCGGCGTACGAGAAGATCTCGCGCCGTTTCCTGGAGAACCCGCAGGAGTTCGCCGACGCCTTCGCCCGCGCGTGGTTCAAGCTGACCCACCGCGACATGGGCCCGAAGGTGCGCTACCTCGGACCGGAGGTGCCGCAGGAGGAGCTCATCTGGCAGGACCCGGTGCCGGCAGCCGAGGGAACGCTCGTCAGCGAGTCCGACGTCGCCGACCTCAAGGCGCGCATCCGCGAGAGCGGACTCGGTGTCGACCGCCTCGTCTCGACCGCGTGGGCCGCAGCGGGCTCGTTCCGCGGCAGCGACAAGCGGGGCGGCGCCAACGGTGCACGCATCCGCCTGGAGCCGCAGCGCAGCTGGGAGGCCAACGACCCGCAGCAGCTGCAGGAGGTGCTCGGCGTGCTCGAGGGCGTGCAGAAGGCGTTCAACGACGCCGGTGGCGCGCAGGTCTCGCTCGCCGACCTGATCGTGCTCGCCGGTGGCGTGGGCGTCGAGGACGCGGCCCAGGCCGCGGGCTCCGACGTGCAGGTGCCGTTCCGACCGGGCCGCACGGACGCCACCCAGGAGCAGACCGACGTCGAGTCGTTCGAGCCGCTGGAGCCGCGCATCGACGGCTTCCGCAACTATGACGCCGGCGACACCGGCATGCCCGCCGAGCACGCGCTCGTCGACCGGGCCAACCTGCTCAACCTGTCGGCACCCGAGATGACCGTCCTCGTCGGCGGTCTGCGCGTGCTCGGCGCCAACTCCGGTGGCTCGCAGGTCGGCGTCCTCACCGACAAGCCCGGCCAGCTGACCAACGACTACTTCGTCAACCTGCTCGACCTCGGGACGACGTGGCAGCCGGCCGGCGGCAACGGCCGGTACGCCGGCACCGGCGCCCACGGTCAGAGCTGGACGGGCAGCCGCGCCGACCTGGTGTTCAGCAGCAACGCCGAGCTGCGCGCGGTCGCCGAGGTCTACGCCTCCGACGACGCCCGCGAGAAGTTCGTGCAGGACTTCGTCGCCGCCTGGACCAAGGTCATGGAGCTCGACAGGTTCGACCTGCGCTGA
- a CDS encoding AAA family ATPase, with translation MRRVLITGLSGVGKSTVLARLAALGHRVIETDDDGWLRDVQVEGPDGRTTTEPLLVTERLDAALADEKGELLVVVATARNQGELYDRFDAIVLLTAPVEVMAHRLMTRTTNPYGKDPAERAAALTYKETVEPLLRRGTTLEIDTGRTGVEDVVAQILRHIGLATP, from the coding sequence ATGCGGCGGGTGCTGATCACGGGGCTGTCCGGTGTGGGCAAGTCGACCGTCCTGGCCCGGCTGGCCGCACTCGGTCACCGCGTGATCGAGACCGACGACGACGGCTGGCTGCGCGACGTGCAGGTCGAGGGCCCGGACGGGCGTACGACGACCGAACCCCTCCTGGTCACCGAGCGTCTCGACGCTGCGCTGGCCGACGAGAAGGGCGAGCTGCTCGTGGTGGTCGCCACGGCGCGCAACCAGGGCGAGCTCTACGACCGGTTCGATGCGATCGTCCTGCTCACCGCACCCGTGGAGGTGATGGCGCACCGGCTCATGACGCGGACGACCAATCCGTACGGCAAGGATCCGGCAGAGCGCGCGGCGGCGCTGACGTACAAGGAGACGGTCGAGCCGCTGCTCCGACGCGGCACGACGCTCGAGATCGACACCGGCCGGACGGGAGTCGAGGACGTGGTCGCGCAGATCCTGCGGCACATCGGCCTCGCGACGCCATAA
- a CDS encoding FtsB family cell division protein — MARDRRTTTAGRGRPSAGSRPGSRSGTARTTSRTRGTSRPTVRAAGTATGAAGPRRRRPQSMRRMVTLGLILVFLAVLIIPTLRNYLHQRSQIDSLNDKVATQQQSVGSLKAERDRWANPAYIQQQARQRLGFAKPGERAYILIDDKGAKHEAPAEDGVANDTKHADRPWYGQVWESVKGSGGTAPAQ, encoded by the coding sequence ATGGCGCGCGACCGACGTACGACGACGGCCGGCCGTGGACGACCGTCCGCGGGCAGCCGCCCGGGCTCACGCTCGGGCACGGCTCGTACGACCTCGCGCACCCGCGGCACGTCCCGTCCGACGGTGCGTGCCGCGGGCACGGCGACCGGTGCTGCCGGTCCGCGTCGCCGGCGTCCGCAGTCGATGCGGCGCATGGTGACGCTCGGTCTGATCCTGGTGTTCCTCGCGGTGCTGATCATCCCGACGCTGCGCAACTACCTGCACCAGCGTTCGCAGATCGACAGCCTCAACGACAAGGTCGCGACCCAGCAGCAGTCGGTGGGCTCGCTGAAGGCCGAGCGCGACCGCTGGGCCAACCCGGCCTACATCCAGCAGCAGGCGCGTCAGCGGCTCGGCTTCGCCAAGCCGGGGGAGCGCGCCTACATCCTGATCGACGACAAGGGCGCCAAGCACGAGGCGCCCGCGGAGGACGGCGTGGCCAACGACACCAAGCATGCTGACCGGCCTTGGTACGGCCAGGTCTGGGAGTCCGTCAAGGGCTCCGGCGGCACGGCTCCGGCCCAGTGA
- a CDS encoding arsenate reductase/protein-tyrosine-phosphatase family protein, with the protein MAALRMRGNVLVVCTGNVCRSPYLERVLRDQLGGTGITVTSAGTGALVGRPMDVEARRALAREGIDAEGFIARQLEPDLVASADLVITATRDHRSAVVQLLPRAVRRVFALTDLADLLDGARVRPAPNPVGEVVRAASANRSSVMPRAASDADVIDPYRRGPDVFAQAAQQVHASLPPIVDALRRAST; encoded by the coding sequence GTGGCAGCGCTCAGGATGCGGGGGAACGTGCTCGTCGTGTGCACGGGCAACGTGTGCCGCTCGCCCTATCTCGAGCGCGTGCTGCGCGACCAGCTCGGAGGCACGGGCATCACCGTGACCAGCGCTGGTACCGGTGCGCTCGTCGGTCGGCCGATGGACGTCGAGGCGCGGCGCGCCCTGGCTCGCGAGGGCATCGACGCCGAGGGCTTCATCGCTCGCCAGCTCGAACCCGACCTGGTCGCGTCCGCCGATCTGGTGATCACCGCGACCCGCGACCATCGCTCGGCCGTGGTGCAGCTGCTGCCGCGTGCCGTACGCCGGGTGTTCGCCCTCACCGACCTCGCGGACCTGCTCGACGGTGCCCGCGTCCGGCCCGCGCCCAACCCCGTCGGCGAGGTCGTCCGGGCCGCGTCGGCCAACCGGTCCTCCGTCATGCCTCGCGCCGCCTCGGACGCCGACGTCATCGATCCCTACCGTCGCGGGCCTGACGTGTTCGCGCAGGCGGCGCAGCAGGTGCACGCCTCCTTGCCGCCGATCGTCGACGCCCTCCGCCGCGCCAGCACCTGA